Proteins from one Thalassophryne amazonica chromosome 20, fThaAma1.1, whole genome shotgun sequence genomic window:
- the lypla2 gene encoding acyl-protein thioesterase 2 yields the protein MCGNNMSVPLLAEAVTVSGTEKETAAVIFLHGLGDTGHGWADTMAGIRIPHVKYICPHAPRIPVTLNGKMTMPSWFDLKGLSPDAPEDEAGIKGAAESIKEIIDHEVKNGIPPNRILLGGFSQGGALSLYTALTCQHQLAGVVALSCWLPLYKSFPQAACNSGNRDIPILQCHGQIDPLIPVAYGDWTAKKLKEIVNPQKISFRIYPELVHCSCPEEMSDVKEFIEKQLPRI from the exons ATGTGTGGCAACAACATGTCTGTTCCGCTGCTTGCCGAGGCCGTGACAGTGTCTGGGACCGAAAAAGAGACTGCAGCA GTCATCTTTCTTCATGGTTTGGGAGACACGGG tcATGGGTGGGCAGATACTATGGCAGGGATCAGGATTCCTCATGTTAAATATATTTGCCCCCATGC GCCTCGAATCCCTGTCACTCTTAACGGGAAAATGACGATGCCCTCGTG GTTTGATTTAAAGGGTCTTAGCCCCGATGCTCCAGAGGATGAAGCTGGAATCAAGGGGGCAGCAGAAAGCA TAAAGGAGATAATTGATCATGAGGTCAAAAATGGGATTCCTCCAAACCGAATATTGCTCGGTGGCTTCTCTCAG GGTGGAGCTTTATCCTTGTATACCGCCTTGACATGCCAGCACCAGCTTGCTGGCGTTGTGGCTCTCAGTTGCTGGCTTCCACTATACAAGTCTTTTCCACAG GCAGCATGTAATAGCGGCAACAGGGACATACCGATTCTGCAGTGTCACGGGCAGATCGATCCCCTGATCCCTGTGGCCTACGGTGACTGGACAGCAAAAAAACTCAAGGAAATAGTCAACCCTCAGAAGATCAGCTTCAGAATCTACCCAGAGCTCGTACACTGCTCCTGTCCTGAG GAGATGTCTGATGTAAAGGAATTCATTGAGAAGCAGTTGCCTCGAATCTAA